A single Populus alba chromosome 7, ASM523922v2, whole genome shotgun sequence DNA region contains:
- the LOC118063248 gene encoding UPF0496 protein At2g18630: MMGGQSSKTRGSDTPSLPLQANTNSQLTEDLSSYEDACNRDPELQSFDAALRERTNHVINSLATGVEILSLGSFKEVTNCLLEMNQDVVKVILESKEDIWNNRELFGLVKEYFENSVKTMEFCTALETSLKRAQNSQLIIQFAIKQFEEEVEMQDGAVENKFVKTLDGLQKFTAAGNPFTPQFFALFQSVSEQQVSMLKKLQSRKKELDKKMKSTKAWKKVSNVLFVSVFVSVLIISVVAAAVAAPPVLTALAGAMAVPAGSVGKWCNTLWNRYEKALKDQKELVTSMQVATWGTINDMDSIRVLVNKLQMGIQSLLDNADFAIREEDAVKLVIDEIKKKMAVFMEIVEDLAAHADKCNRDISLARTMILNRILKKC; encoded by the coding sequence ATGATGGGAGGGCAATCTAGCAAAACGAGAGGAAGTGATACCCCGTCACTACCTCTCCAAGCTAACACCAATTCCCAACTCACTGAAGATTTGAGCTCATACGAGGATGCTTGTAACCGAGATCCAGAATTGCAATCCTTTGATGCTGCTCTCCGTGAAAGGACTAATCATGTGATAAACAGCCTTGCTACTGGTGTGGAGATTCTATCCTTAGGCTCATTTAAAGAGGTCACAAATTGTCTTCTTGAAATGAACCAAGATGTTGTGAAAGTCATACTGGAAAGCAAGGAGGATATATGGAATAATCGAGAATTGTTTGGTTTGGTTAAGGAATACTTTGAGAATAGTGTCAAAACCATGGAGTTTTGTACGGCTCTTGAAACTTCTCTTAAACGTGCTCAAAATAGCCAGTTGATTATACAGTTTGCAATTAagcaatttgaggaagaagtagaAATGCAAGATGGGGCAGTTGAGAACAAGTTTGTGAAGACATTGGATGGATTACAGAAGTTTACGGCAGCGGGGAATCCATTTACACCCCAGTTCTTTGCTCTGTTTCAGTCAGTTTCTGAGCAACAGGTGTCCATGTTGAAGAAATTGCAGTCTCGAAAGAAGGAGCttgataagaaaatgaaatccACGAAGGCATGGAAGAAGGTGTCAAATGTGTTATTTGTATCTGTTTTTGTCTCTGTGCTGATTATCTCAGTGGTAGCAGCTGCTGTTGCCGCACCGCCTGTTTTAACAGCCTTAGCAGGTGCAATGGCCGTTCCAGCTGGTTCTGTAGGAAAATGGTGCAACACGCTTTGGAACCGTTATGAGAAAGCATTGAAGGACCAGAAGGAGTTAGTGACCTCAATGCAGGTTGCAACTTGGGGTACAATCAATGACATGGATAGTATACGTGTGCTTGTCAACAAATTGCAAATGGGAATCCAGTCACTCTTGGACAACGCCGACTTTGCTATCAGAGAAGAAGATGCTGTGAAACTTGTGATAGATGAGATCAAAAAGAAGATGGCGGTGTTCATGGAAATCGTTGAAGATTTAGCTGCACATGCTGATAAGTGTAATCGCGACATTAGCCTTGCAAGGACAATGATTCTGAACAGGATACTTAAAAAATGCTGA